The following coding sequences lie in one Lysobacter capsici genomic window:
- the rlmE gene encoding 23S rRNA (uridine(2552)-2'-O)-methyltransferase RlmE — protein MATRSKSSQRWLKEHFSDPFVKKAKAEGLRSRAAYKLEELVERDRLLKPGMIVVDLGAAPGGWSQWLRSELDRLNPRQPGRVIALDILDMPGLAGVEFILGDFREDEVLAQLETSVGGQPVDLVLSDMAPNMSGVDAVDLPRAMHLSELAMDFADRHLKVDGTFLIKLFQGVGFDDYVRELRRRYAKVSIRKPAASRKRSPEVYALAQGKKAAMT, from the coding sequence ATGGCGACCCGAAGCAAATCCAGCCAGCGCTGGCTCAAGGAACACTTCTCCGACCCCTTCGTAAAGAAGGCCAAGGCCGAAGGCTTGCGCTCGCGCGCGGCCTACAAACTCGAGGAACTGGTCGAACGCGACCGCCTGCTCAAGCCCGGGATGATCGTGGTCGACCTGGGCGCCGCCCCGGGCGGCTGGTCGCAATGGCTGCGCAGCGAGCTGGACCGGCTGAACCCGCGCCAGCCCGGCCGGGTCATCGCCCTGGACATCCTCGACATGCCCGGCCTGGCCGGGGTCGAGTTCATCCTGGGCGATTTCCGTGAAGACGAGGTCCTGGCCCAGCTGGAGACCAGCGTCGGCGGGCAGCCGGTGGACCTTGTTCTGTCCGACATGGCCCCCAATATGAGCGGTGTGGACGCGGTGGACCTGCCGCGAGCGATGCACCTTTCGGAGCTGGCGATGGATTTCGCCGACCGGCACCTGAAGGTCGACGGCACGTTCCTGATCAAGCTGTTCCAGGGCGTGGGCTTCGACGATTACGTGCGCGAACTGCGCCGTCGCTACGCCAAGGTCTCGATCCGCAAGCCGGCGGCGTCGCGCAAGCGATCGCCGGAGGTGTACGCGCTGGCGCAGGGCAAGAAGGCGGCGATGACCTGA
- a CDS encoding YqaA family protein, with protein sequence MKIFGPLYERTIIWARHKHAPAYLTGLSFIEAIIFPVMPEVMLAPMCVAQPRRAFWFATLSLIGSMAGALVGYALGHYAFEALKPLFASLGMLTSIEAGIATVQAKMVESPWAVFTFLVVGGLMPIPMKVFTWASGIVGVPMLQYIPSMLIGRGKRVYALALAIRIGGERAEQALRRYIEPIGWIATLIVAGAIAWLVWRSQQ encoded by the coding sequence TTGAAGATCTTCGGACCGCTCTACGAGCGCACCATCATCTGGGCCCGGCACAAGCACGCGCCGGCCTACCTCACCGGCCTGAGCTTCATCGAGGCGATCATCTTTCCGGTGATGCCGGAGGTGATGCTCGCGCCGATGTGCGTCGCCCAGCCGCGGCGCGCGTTCTGGTTCGCGACCTTGAGCCTGATCGGCTCGATGGCCGGCGCGCTGGTCGGGTATGCGCTGGGCCACTACGCGTTCGAAGCGCTCAAGCCGCTGTTCGCCTCGCTGGGCATGCTGACCAGCATCGAGGCGGGCATCGCCACGGTCCAGGCCAAGATGGTCGAGTCGCCGTGGGCGGTGTTCACCTTCCTGGTGGTCGGCGGCTTAATGCCGATTCCGATGAAGGTGTTCACCTGGGCGTCGGGCATCGTCGGCGTGCCTATGCTGCAATACATCCCGAGCATGTTGATCGGCCGCGGCAAGCGCGTGTACGCGCTTGCGTTGGCGATCCGCATCGGCGGCGAACGCGCCGAGCAGGCGCTGCGGCGCTATATCGAGCCGATCGGCTGGATCGCCACGTTGATCGTGGCCGGCGCGATCGCCTGGCTGGTGTGGCGTTCACAGCAATAA
- the folP gene encoding dihydropteroate synthase — protein MFDLAPTLDCNGRRLVLDRPRVLGIVNVTPDSFSDGGAHDTTDAAIAHGLKLAEQGADALDIGGESTRPGADEVPLEEELRRTIPVIERLARETTLPISIDTSKPEVMRAAVEAGAGLINDVYALRRDGALDMAASLGVPVVLMHMQGEPRSMQHEPSYDDVVSEVHRFLAERIFAAEMAGIDKKRIVVDPGFGFGKTLEHNLTLLAQLERYAELGVPVLAGFSRKRSIGQITGRDDPRDRVSGSVAAHLIAAQRGARLLRVHDVAATVDALKVWEAVTAQQAPRRAASPSMPKWPDDE, from the coding sequence ATGTTCGACCTAGCCCCGACCCTGGACTGCAACGGCCGCCGCCTGGTGCTCGATCGCCCGCGCGTGCTCGGCATCGTCAACGTCACGCCCGATTCGTTCTCCGACGGCGGCGCCCACGACACCACCGACGCGGCGATCGCCCACGGCCTCAAGCTCGCCGAACAAGGCGCCGACGCGCTCGACATCGGCGGCGAATCCACCCGCCCCGGCGCCGACGAGGTTCCGCTCGAGGAAGAACTGCGCCGCACGATCCCGGTGATCGAACGCCTGGCGCGCGAAACCACGCTGCCGATCAGCATCGACACCTCCAAGCCCGAGGTCATGCGCGCCGCGGTCGAAGCCGGCGCCGGCCTGATCAACGACGTCTACGCGCTGCGCCGCGACGGTGCGCTCGACATGGCCGCCTCGCTCGGCGTCCCGGTGGTGCTCATGCACATGCAGGGCGAGCCGCGCTCGATGCAGCACGAGCCGAGCTACGACGACGTGGTGTCCGAAGTGCATCGCTTCCTGGCCGAGCGCATCTTCGCCGCCGAGATGGCCGGCATCGACAAGAAACGCATCGTGGTCGATCCCGGATTCGGTTTCGGCAAGACGCTTGAGCACAATCTGACGTTGCTCGCGCAGCTCGAACGCTATGCCGAACTCGGCGTGCCGGTGCTGGCCGGATTCTCGCGCAAACGCAGCATCGGCCAGATCACCGGCCGCGACGATCCGCGCGATCGCGTATCGGGCTCGGTGGCCGCGCACCTGATCGCGGCCCAGCGCGGCGCCAGGCTGCTGCGGGTACACGATGTCGCCGCGACCGTCGACGCCCTCAAGGTGTGGGAGGCCGTGACGGCGCAACAAGCGCCCAGACGCGCCGCGTCGCCGTCGATGCCGAAGTGGCCGGACGACGAATGA
- the hflX gene encoding ribosome rescue GTPase HflX: MFERSKKGEHALLIQPHAGGAPDEDLLEEFADLARSAGATVAAVITARIDKPNAAILIGSGKLDEVKAAADASGADLILVNHRLSPGQERNLEKLLERRVVDRTGLILDIFSQRAHSAEGKLQVELAQLKHMSTRLIRGWTHLERQRGGSIGLRGPGETQLETDRRLLQKRLEQLQKRLDKVEVQRTQMRRARMRSELPRVALVGYTNAGKSTLFNAMTGADAYAADQLFATLDPTVRRIDLPGGGAVLADTVGFVRDLPHDLVAAFRSTLSEAREADLLLHVIDAADPLRDERIAQVDEVLADIGAGDLPQLLVFNKIDRLDEVAPRIDRPGEGKNRVWVSARDGKGLDLLREALGEALQLRHVTGSVRIASQDARLRARLHELGAVRSEQADEHGWLVDVDLAVTDAERLFAQPNGEALRPLLETVQAPT; encoded by the coding sequence ATGTTCGAGCGTTCCAAGAAGGGCGAACACGCCCTGCTGATCCAGCCTCATGCCGGCGGTGCGCCGGATGAGGACCTTCTGGAAGAATTCGCCGATCTGGCGCGGTCGGCGGGCGCCACGGTGGCCGCGGTCATCACCGCGCGCATCGACAAGCCCAATGCGGCGATCCTGATCGGCAGCGGCAAGCTCGACGAGGTCAAGGCCGCGGCCGACGCCAGCGGCGCCGACCTGATCCTGGTCAACCATCGGCTGTCGCCGGGCCAGGAGCGCAACCTGGAGAAGCTGCTGGAGCGGCGGGTGGTCGACCGCACCGGCCTGATCCTCGACATTTTCTCCCAGCGCGCGCACAGCGCCGAGGGCAAGCTGCAGGTCGAGCTGGCCCAGCTCAAGCACATGTCGACCCGGCTGATCCGCGGCTGGACCCACCTGGAGCGCCAGCGCGGCGGTTCGATCGGCCTGCGCGGCCCGGGTGAAACCCAGCTCGAAACCGATCGCCGGCTGCTGCAAAAACGCCTGGAGCAGTTGCAAAAGCGCCTGGACAAGGTCGAAGTGCAGCGCACCCAGATGCGCCGCGCGCGCATGCGCAGCGAGCTGCCGCGGGTGGCGCTGGTCGGCTACACCAACGCCGGCAAGTCGACCTTGTTCAATGCGATGACCGGCGCCGACGCGTATGCCGCCGACCAGTTGTTCGCGACCTTGGACCCGACCGTGCGCCGGATCGATCTGCCCGGCGGCGGCGCGGTGCTGGCCGATACGGTGGGGTTCGTGCGCGATCTGCCTCATGACCTGGTCGCCGCGTTCCGCTCGACCCTGTCGGAGGCGCGCGAGGCCGATCTGCTGCTGCACGTGATCGACGCTGCCGACCCGCTGCGCGACGAGCGCATCGCCCAGGTCGACGAGGTGCTGGCCGATATCGGCGCCGGCGATTTGCCGCAGTTGCTGGTATTCAACAAGATCGACCGGCTCGACGAGGTCGCCCCGCGCATCGACCGCCCGGGCGAAGGCAAGAACCGGGTATGGGTGTCGGCCCGCGACGGCAAGGGCCTGGACCTGCTGCGCGAGGCGCTGGGCGAGGCCCTGCAACTGCGCCACGTCACCGGCAGCGTGCGGATCGCCTCGCAGGACGCGCGTCTGCGCGCGCGCCTGCACGAACTCGGCGCGGTGCGGTCCGAACAGGCCGACGAGCACGGCTGGCTGGTCGACGTCGACCTCGCGGTGACCGACGCCGAGCGCCTGTTCGCCCAGCCTAATGGCGAGGCATTGCGCCCCTTGCTTGAGACCGTTCAGGCCCCCACCTAG
- the miaA gene encoding tRNA (adenosine(37)-N6)-dimethylallyltransferase MiaA encodes MNVSADPRPLAIAVMGPTASGKTALALEWAQRLDAEIVSVDSALVYRGLDIGAAKPSAQERAAVPHHLIDVREPWQPYSAAEFALDARRAMDAIAARGRMPILAGGTGLYFHALLQGLSEMPQADPALRAQLGIEAEQRGWAALHAELARIDPRAAARIHATDAQRIQRALEVYRLSGRSISHWREQAPPPRLPYRVLKLVLAPAERAVLHGRIEQRFDAMLAQGFLDEVRGLRALPQLQAHPQPLDLPAIRAVGYRQAWEHLDGAYPEAEFRDRGIYATRQLAKRQLTWLRGELDARWFDPLRDAAELEHALRLFAGARLRGAGHAA; translated from the coding sequence ATGAACGTTTCCGCCGATCCACGCCCGCTCGCCATCGCCGTGATGGGGCCGACCGCCTCGGGCAAGACCGCGCTCGCGCTGGAATGGGCGCAGCGGCTGGATGCGGAGATCGTCAGCGTCGACTCGGCGCTGGTCTACCGCGGGCTCGACATCGGCGCGGCCAAACCCTCGGCGCAGGAGCGCGCGGCGGTGCCGCATCACCTGATCGACGTGCGCGAGCCGTGGCAGCCGTATTCGGCCGCCGAGTTCGCGCTCGACGCGCGCCGCGCCATGGACGCGATCGCCGCGCGCGGACGGATGCCGATCCTGGCCGGCGGCACCGGGCTGTACTTCCACGCCCTGTTGCAGGGGCTGTCGGAGATGCCGCAGGCCGATCCGGCGCTGCGCGCGCAACTGGGCATCGAGGCCGAGCAACGCGGCTGGGCCGCGCTGCACGCCGAACTGGCCCGGATCGACCCACGGGCCGCCGCCCGCATCCACGCCACCGATGCCCAGCGCATCCAGCGCGCGCTCGAGGTCTATCGCCTGTCCGGCCGCAGCATCAGCCACTGGCGCGAGCAGGCGCCGCCGCCGCGATTGCCGTATCGGGTGCTCAAGCTGGTACTGGCGCCGGCCGAGCGCGCGGTGCTGCACGGCCGCATCGAGCAGCGCTTCGACGCGATGCTGGCGCAGGGTTTCCTCGATGAAGTCCGCGGCCTGCGTGCGCTGCCGCAGCTGCAGGCGCATCCGCAGCCGCTGGACCTGCCGGCGATCCGCGCGGTCGGCTATCGCCAGGCCTGGGAGCATCTGGACGGCGCGTACCCGGAGGCCGAGTTCCGCGATCGCGGCATCTACGCCACCCGCCAGCTGGCCAAGCGCCAGCTGACCTGGCTGCGCGGCGAACTTGACGCGCGCTGGTTCGATCCTTTGCGCGACGCGGCCGAACTGGAGCATGCCTTGAGGCTGTTCGCCGGCGCCCGGCTGCGTGGGGCGGGGCACGCCGCTTAG
- the yhbY gene encoding ribosome assembly RNA-binding protein YhbY yields the protein MPTLLTSAQTRFLRGQAHDLKAMLQVGGKGITDALLAEIDHALEHHELIKVKVGADDREVRDAMIADIAERTGSALVQRIGHTAVLYRPSKEKRQIVLPRS from the coding sequence ATGCCCACCCTGTTGACCTCCGCCCAGACCCGTTTCCTGCGCGGACAGGCCCACGACCTCAAGGCCATGCTGCAGGTCGGCGGCAAGGGCATTACCGATGCGCTGCTGGCCGAAATCGACCATGCGCTCGAGCACCACGAGCTGATCAAGGTCAAGGTCGGCGCCGACGACCGCGAGGTCCGCGACGCCATGATCGCCGACATAGCTGAACGGACCGGCTCGGCCCTGGTCCAGCGGATCGGCCACACCGCCGTGCTGTACCGCCCGAGCAAGGAAAAGCGCCAGATCGTGTTGCCGCGGTCTTGA
- the ftsH gene encoding ATP-dependent zinc metalloprotease FtsH, whose product MNDLAKNLLLWVIVAVVLMVVFQAFGPRTAGSEVLAYDQFINQVQTDRIKEVKISDDGTTITGKRKDDSTFTTYSTRDPYLINDLINHKVITEQTPPSSSPSLIMILINVLPWLLFIGIWVYFMRQMQQGGSKGAMSFGRSRAKLQGEDQVKVTLADVAGCDEAKEEVGELVEFLRDPSKFQKLGGKIPRGVLMVGPPGTGKTLLARAIAGEAKVPFFSISGSDFVEMFVGVGASRVRDMFEQAKKHAPCIIFIDEIDAVGRHRGAGLGGGHDEREQTLNQLLVEMDGFEGGEGVIVIAATNRPDVLDPALLRPGRFDRQVVVGLPDVKGREQILRVHMRKLPLADDVEPMTIARGTPGFSGADLANLCNEAALFAARENGKEVRMEHFDKARDKILMGAERRSMAMSEDEKKLTAYHEAGHAIVGRVVPEHDPVYKVTIIPRGRALGVTMYLPEGDKYSMNRVAIESQLCSLYGGRVAEELIFGVDKVTTGASNDIERATKMARNMVTKWGLSDEMGPIAYGEEEDEVFLGRSVTQHKNVSNETARKIDEVVRGILDKAYGRTSEILKDNLDKLHVMAEALLQYETIDATQIDAIMAGREPGPPADWAKSGRVSKDDNRPGAIGGPAAQT is encoded by the coding sequence ATGAACGATTTGGCCAAGAATCTGCTGCTCTGGGTGATCGTCGCCGTCGTGCTGATGGTGGTGTTCCAGGCGTTCGGTCCGCGTACCGCGGGCTCGGAAGTGCTCGCCTACGACCAGTTCATCAACCAGGTCCAGACCGACCGCATCAAGGAGGTCAAGATCTCCGATGACGGCACGACGATCACCGGCAAGCGCAAGGACGACAGCACGTTCACGACCTACAGCACGCGCGATCCGTACCTGATCAACGACCTGATCAACCACAAGGTGATCACCGAGCAGACCCCGCCGTCGAGCAGCCCCTCGCTGATCATGATCCTGATCAACGTGCTGCCGTGGCTGCTGTTCATCGGTATCTGGGTCTATTTCATGCGCCAGATGCAGCAGGGCGGCAGCAAGGGCGCGATGAGCTTCGGCCGCTCGCGGGCCAAGCTGCAGGGCGAGGACCAGGTCAAGGTGACCCTGGCCGACGTCGCCGGCTGCGACGAGGCCAAGGAAGAAGTCGGCGAGCTCGTCGAGTTCCTGCGCGACCCGTCCAAGTTCCAGAAGCTCGGCGGCAAGATCCCGCGCGGCGTGCTGATGGTCGGCCCGCCCGGCACCGGCAAGACCTTGCTGGCCCGCGCCATCGCCGGCGAGGCCAAGGTGCCGTTCTTCTCGATCTCCGGTTCGGACTTCGTCGAAATGTTCGTCGGCGTCGGCGCCAGCCGCGTGCGCGACATGTTCGAGCAGGCCAAGAAGCACGCGCCGTGCATCATCTTCATCGACGAAATCGACGCGGTCGGCCGTCATCGCGGCGCCGGCCTGGGCGGCGGTCACGACGAGCGCGAGCAGACCCTCAACCAGTTGCTGGTCGAGATGGACGGTTTCGAGGGCGGCGAAGGCGTGATCGTGATCGCCGCGACCAACCGTCCCGACGTGCTCGATCCGGCGCTGCTGCGTCCGGGCCGTTTCGACCGCCAGGTCGTGGTCGGCCTGCCCGACGTCAAGGGCCGCGAGCAGATCCTGCGCGTGCACATGCGCAAGCTGCCGCTGGCCGACGACGTCGAGCCGATGACGATCGCCCGCGGCACTCCGGGTTTCTCTGGCGCCGACCTGGCCAACTTGTGCAACGAGGCGGCCTTGTTCGCCGCGCGCGAGAACGGCAAGGAAGTGCGCATGGAGCACTTCGACAAGGCGCGCGACAAGATCCTGATGGGCGCCGAGCGCCGTTCGATGGCGATGAGCGAGGACGAAAAGAAGCTCACCGCGTATCACGAAGCCGGCCACGCCATCGTCGGCCGCGTCGTGCCCGAGCACGATCCGGTCTACAAGGTCACCATCATCCCGCGTGGCCGCGCCCTGGGCGTGACGATGTACCTGCCCGAAGGCGACAAGTACTCGATGAACCGCGTGGCGATCGAATCGCAGCTGTGCTCGCTGTACGGCGGCCGCGTCGCCGAGGAGCTGATCTTCGGCGTCGACAAGGTCACCACCGGCGCGTCCAACGACATCGAACGCGCGACCAAGATGGCCCGCAACATGGTTACCAAGTGGGGCCTGAGCGACGAGATGGGCCCGATCGCCTACGGCGAAGAAGAAGACGAAGTCTTCCTCGGCCGTTCGGTCACCCAGCACAAGAACGTGTCCAACGAGACCGCGCGCAAGATCGACGAAGTGGTGCGCGGCATCCTCGACAAGGCCTACGGCCGCACCTCGGAAATCCTCAAGGACAACCTGGACAAGCTGCACGTGATGGCCGAGGCGCTGCTGCAGTACGAGACCATCGACGCGACCCAGATCGACGCGATCATGGCCGGCCGCGAGCCGGGCCCGCCGGCCGACTGGGCCAAGTCGGGCCGGGTGTCCAAGGACGACAACCGTCCGGGCGCGATCGGTGGGCCTGCGGCGCAGACTTGA
- a CDS encoding peptidoglycan DD-metalloendopeptidase family protein has translation MTHTTRTPTLAMAACVLAALALIGCSSTVVREPSRGGHSRPGSSARPGGSRPSTPSQPASKPKYGATYTVQRGEGLYRIAANNGIQLADLAAWNNLSPPYNLYPGQRLRLYPSNGSRPPASSGSSSAGTTPPRTTTPAPTPAAPINSGIRWRWPADGPLLGRYVANEPTKQGVDIGGASGTPVRAAADGVVVYSGTGLVGYGELIIVKHNEQWLSAYGHNRKRLVNEGQLVKAGEQIAEMGRSGAARDMLHFEVRYNAKPVDPLLYLPAK, from the coding sequence ATGACCCACACGACCCGAACCCCGACCCTGGCGATGGCCGCTTGCGTGCTGGCCGCGCTCGCCCTGATCGGTTGTTCGAGCACGGTCGTGCGCGAGCCCTCGCGCGGCGGCCACAGCCGTCCTGGCTCGTCGGCGCGTCCTGGCGGCTCGCGTCCGTCCACCCCGTCGCAGCCGGCGTCCAAGCCCAAGTACGGCGCCACCTACACCGTGCAGCGCGGCGAAGGCCTGTACCGCATCGCCGCCAACAACGGCATCCAGCTCGCCGATCTGGCCGCCTGGAACAACCTGTCGCCGCCGTACAACCTGTATCCGGGTCAGCGCCTGCGCCTGTATCCGTCCAACGGCAGCCGCCCGCCGGCGTCTTCGGGTTCGTCCTCGGCCGGCACCACGCCGCCGCGCACCACCACGCCCGCGCCGACCCCGGCCGCGCCGATCAACAGCGGCATCCGCTGGCGCTGGCCGGCCGACGGCCCGCTGCTGGGCCGCTACGTCGCCAACGAACCGACCAAGCAGGGCGTCGACATCGGCGGCGCCAGCGGCACCCCGGTGCGCGCCGCGGCCGATGGCGTGGTGGTGTATTCGGGCACCGGCCTGGTCGGTTACGGCGAGCTGATCATCGTCAAGCACAACGAACAATGGCTGTCGGCCTACGGCCACAACCGCAAGCGCCTGGTCAACGAAGGCCAGCTGGTCAAGGCCGGCGAGCAGATCGCCGAAATGGGCCGCAGCGGCGCCGCGCGCGACATGCTGCATTTCGAAGTGCGCTACAACGCCAAGCCGGTCGATCCGTTGTTGTACCTGCCGGCGAAATAA
- a CDS encoding Mth938-like domain-containing protein, with protein sequence MQLTLERPDHEFFLRGADGQVALVNDRRLQRSFVLAPNRLIEDWAVSDVRALTIDDLEPLFALEPELIVLGGGATQVFPPAATLAACLRRGVGLETMTNSAAARTFNVLAGEGRKVVAGFVLGA encoded by the coding sequence ATGCAACTGACCCTTGAACGCCCCGACCACGAATTCTTCCTGCGCGGGGCCGACGGCCAGGTCGCGCTGGTCAACGACCGGCGGCTGCAGCGCAGTTTCGTCCTCGCCCCGAACCGGCTGATCGAAGACTGGGCGGTGAGCGACGTGCGCGCCCTGACCATCGACGACCTGGAACCGCTGTTCGCGCTGGAGCCGGAGCTGATCGTGCTCGGCGGCGGCGCCACCCAGGTCTTTCCGCCCGCCGCGACCCTCGCCGCCTGCCTGCGCCGCGGCGTCGGCCTGGAAACCATGACCAATTCGGCCGCCGCGCGCACCTTCAACGTGCTGGCCGGCGAAGGCCGCAAAGTGGTCGCGGGGTTCGTGCTGGGCGCGTGA
- the hfq gene encoding RNA chaperone Hfq: protein MSKGQSLQDPFLNALRRERVPVSVYLVNGIKLQGTIESFDQFVVLLRNTVSQMVYKHAISTVVPARNVRVGPGGGYVQSADGSDGGDEAE, encoded by the coding sequence ATGTCTAAGGGGCAATCCCTGCAGGATCCTTTCCTGAATGCGCTGCGTCGCGAACGCGTACCGGTGTCGGTCTACCTGGTCAACGGCATCAAGCTGCAGGGCACGATCGAATCGTTCGACCAGTTCGTGGTGCTGTTGCGCAACACCGTCAGTCAGATGGTCTACAAACACGCCATTTCCACCGTCGTCCCCGCGCGCAACGTCCGCGTCGGTCCGGGCGGCGGCTATGTCCAGTCGGCCGACGGCAGCGACGGCGGCGACGAAGCGGAATGA
- a CDS encoding protein-L-isoaspartate(D-aspartate) O-methyltransferase: protein MIQRMRLQPEAIGSGLTSQRVRDRLVERLRESGLRDERVLNAIRTVPRHLFVDEALAMRAYEDTALPIGHGQTISQPWVVAKMTEALLEDGVPGRVLEIGTGSGYQAAILAALGLDVHTVERIGELLRTARKRFRQLGLNVRSKHDDGRIGWPENGPFDAIIVTAAAPALVDALTDQLAPNGTLIAPVGAASSQSLLKLRKDADGNVSQHTLAPVVFVPLLSGMID from the coding sequence ATGATCCAGCGCATGCGTCTGCAGCCCGAGGCGATCGGCAGCGGGCTGACCTCGCAGCGGGTCCGCGACCGCCTGGTCGAGCGCCTGCGCGAATCGGGCCTGCGCGACGAGCGCGTGCTCAACGCGATCCGCACCGTGCCGCGCCATCTGTTCGTCGACGAAGCGCTGGCGATGCGCGCCTACGAAGACACCGCCTTGCCGATCGGCCACGGCCAGACCATTTCCCAGCCGTGGGTGGTGGCCAAGATGACCGAGGCCCTGCTCGAGGACGGCGTTCCCGGCCGGGTGCTCGAAATCGGCACCGGCTCGGGCTACCAGGCCGCGATCCTGGCCGCGCTGGGCCTGGACGTGCATACCGTCGAACGCATCGGCGAACTGCTGCGCACCGCGCGCAAGCGCTTTCGCCAATTGGGCTTGAACGTGCGCAGCAAGCACGACGACGGCCGCATCGGCTGGCCCGAAAACGGCCCGTTCGACGCGATCATCGTCACCGCCGCCGCGCCGGCGCTGGTCGACGCGCTCACCGACCAGCTCGCGCCCAACGGTACGTTGATCGCGCCGGTCGGCGCGGCTTCGTCGCAGTCGCTGCTCAAGCTGCGCAAGGACGCCGACGGCAACGTCAGCCAACACACGCTCGCGCCGGTGGTGTTCGTGCCGCTGCTGTCGGGCATGATCGACTGA
- a CDS encoding D-Ala-D-Ala carboxypeptidase family metallohydrolase: MNTRFAAMRLLLLLAAIAIAGCRAPSPAERYERWLAGGQREHVDEYRGYLRAQGLADLPPMPQMLRSGRRWRQCGAAEFALPPKPMWPDTARTLRLIADLRAAGLLEGVEITSGYRDAALNRCEGGSSRSRHMSGGAYDFDLARDADTKALCAYWRRRGPTSGFGLGFYDAHHLHIDTAGFRTWGYDYTYRTSQCMPGARLKH, encoded by the coding sequence TTGAACACTCGCTTTGCCGCGATGCGGCTTTTGTTGCTGCTCGCGGCGATTGCGATCGCCGGTTGTCGCGCGCCCTCGCCGGCCGAACGCTACGAACGCTGGCTCGCGGGCGGCCAACGCGAGCACGTGGACGAATACCGCGGTTACTTGCGCGCTCAAGGCCTTGCCGATCTACCGCCGATGCCGCAGATGCTGCGTTCCGGCCGGCGCTGGCGGCAATGCGGCGCGGCCGAGTTTGCGCTGCCGCCGAAACCGATGTGGCCGGATACGGCGCGCACGCTGCGCTTGATCGCCGACTTGCGCGCCGCGGGCTTGCTCGAGGGCGTCGAAATCACCTCCGGGTATCGCGATGCGGCCTTGAATCGTTGCGAAGGCGGCAGTTCGCGCAGCCGCCACATGAGCGGCGGCGCCTATGACTTCGACCTCGCCCGCGACGCGGATACGAAAGCGCTGTGCGCCTACTGGCGCCGTCGCGGGCCGACGAGCGGCTTCGGGCTCGGGTTCTACGACGCGCACCATCTGCACATCGACACCGCTGGGTTCCGCACCTGGGGCTACGACTACACGTACCGGACATCGCAGTGCATGCCCGGCGCGCGCCTGAAACATTAG
- the surE gene encoding 5'/3'-nucleotidase SurE: MRVLVSNDDGVDAPGIRILAQGLRDAGHEVLVVAPDRDRSGASNSLTLDMPVRVSKLDDSTWRVYGTPTDCVHVAITGMLEVEPDIVVSGINNTANMGDDVIYSGTVAAAMEGRFLGLPAVAVSLATADHVGHHYESAARAAVEIIARLRTDPLPADTILNVNVPDLPWSQIAGFEVSRLGNRHRAEACVQQQDPRGRQWWWIGAAGAEADAGPGTDFNAVRTGNISITPIHVDLTRYQALEQVASWVGGLASALDGAAADAERSR; encoded by the coding sequence ATGCGCGTATTGGTCTCCAACGACGACGGTGTCGACGCCCCCGGCATTCGCATCCTCGCCCAGGGCCTGCGCGACGCCGGTCACGAGGTGCTGGTGGTCGCGCCCGACCGCGACCGTTCCGGCGCGAGCAATTCGCTGACCCTGGACATGCCGGTGCGCGTGAGCAAGCTCGACGACAGCACCTGGCGCGTCTACGGCACGCCGACCGACTGCGTGCATGTGGCGATCACCGGCATGCTCGAGGTCGAACCCGACATCGTCGTGTCCGGCATCAACAACACCGCCAACATGGGCGACGACGTGATCTATTCGGGCACCGTCGCCGCGGCGATGGAAGGCCGCTTCCTCGGTCTGCCCGCGGTCGCGGTGTCGCTGGCGACCGCCGACCACGTCGGCCATCACTACGAAAGCGCCGCGCGCGCGGCGGTCGAGATCATCGCCCGCCTGCGCACCGACCCGCTGCCGGCCGACACCATTCTCAACGTCAACGTGCCCGATCTGCCGTGGAGCCAGATCGCCGGGTTCGAAGTCAGCCGCCTGGGCAATCGCCATCGCGCCGAAGCCTGCGTGCAGCAGCAAGATCCGCGCGGCCGGCAGTGGTGGTGGATCGGCGCGGCCGGCGCCGAGGCCGATGCCGGCCCGGGCACCGATTTCAACGCGGTGCGCACCGGCAATATCTCGATCACCCCGATCCATGTCGATCTGACCCGTTATCAAGCCCTGGAGCAGGTCGCCAGCTGGGTCGGCGGCCTGGCCAGCGCGCTCGATGGCGCGGCGGCGGACGCGGAGCGGTCGCGATGA